A stretch of DNA from Methanoplanus endosymbiosus:
AGAGGTCTGTAAAATTTACCTGCCTGACTGCTGCTCCGGTGAGTGGTGCTGCATTGAAGTTTGCAACCGGAGGTGGAACCGGTGTTGGGGTTGGGGTGGGTGTTGGGGTCGGTGTAGGACCTGGCCCCACAGTGTTGGATATCGGTGCAAAAATGACCTTGCTCTTTACCTCCAGTATTCCACAGCCAACCATGTTCTGATCGGTGTTCAGCCAGCTTTCGCCTTTCCATGTGGAAGTTTTGCCGTCATCCCATCCGAAATTATAGCGCCATACTGAGAGATCATCTTCATTAATGCCGGAAGCCTGATCATCTGTGTACCTAAAAGTAAGATTATATATTGGATCATATGGTGAGTAGGTATAAGCTTCAACATAATTGCTGATATTCATCAGGGTTATTGTTGGATCTCCTGAATCAGGATTTGCTGGTGCATTCTCAACGCCACGAAGGAGAATCTTTCCACTTGTGTTTGTTACATCGAAAACTGTAGGATTTGCAGTACCTGCATAATTTTCAGTCATGGAGACTGATGGGTTGGCATAAAGGTCGGAATTTGAGCAGTAGATGCTCCATGCGTCCGCTCCGGTAATGACTGCAATGCCGTTTTTACTGAATTCTGAACCTGCACAGTCATAAATTCTCATTGAATATAATGTGCTGTCATTGAATGAATTGCCTGTTACAGTGTTTGAAGGGCCTGTCAGATAAAGGCCGTATTTCATCTCCTCACATCTGTTATTACTGATGTTAAGGGAGTTTCCGTACTTTGCATAAATGCCCCTCTCTGCATCTGTAACATAATTTCCGGATACTTCACTGTAATATGAATTATCAACATATATTCCGTATTCTTCTGCAATATTTATGATATTGCTGTTTACTGTGTTTGAATCTGATCTGATCCTGATGCCTGTCTCTGTATCTGAGATATGATTGTCATTAATTTGTATTGAATTGCCGCTGTTGTATGCATCAATTCCGTAAATTTTTGAGCCGTTTATCCAGTTTGAAAGAATTACAGAGTTGTTATTTTTGCTGTAAACTTTTATTCCGTTGTCTGCCCGTGTGTCAATATAATTGTCAGCAACTGTTGTATTTGGTGCTTTTTCAAGCTTTATTGAACTCTCACGATAGTACTGTGAGATTATAGTGTTGTTTAATATTCTGCTGTATGTGGGGGACGGAGTATATTCACTGTCACAAATATATATGTCAGTTTTAACTCCGCTTCCTCTCGATCCTATATCTTTCAGATTGTTATTTTCAATCAGGCAGTTCTTTGATCTCAGGTGGTAAATTCCGTTTGTTCCAAGGGATATATTATTTTCTCTTACAGTTGTGTTCTCTGAATCCTTGAGCGAAAAACCCTGAGTATTGTCAGTAAGCTGATTTTTGAGTGCATCAGCATTGTCTGATCCTGAGATCTCTATTCCGCATGAGCATCCTTCAACACTGTTAAAACTTACATAGGCATAGTCAGCATTCTCAACCTTAATGCCATCGCCCAGATCAGGTGATTTGATGTAATTCTCATAGACATTCATGTCTGTGCCCTTAAGATCCATTGCTATGGATGCGGCACTTCCGTTTACAACTGTATTGTTATATACTGTAGCAAATTCACCACCGCCAATGTAGATTCCCCTTAGTCTCTGGCCGTCCAGACTGTTCTTAATATAGGCGCTGTTTGTGTCCGATTCTATCCATATGCCGTAATCTCCGCCAGAGACTGTATTGTTGAGTATCCGGGAATTTTTCAGAGTGCCGTCTTCAATTTTTACTGCGTAATCAAATGTATCTCCGGGGCAGATTTCATTTTCTGAGATGTTGTACTCATTGAATATGTCACCTTCTGTTTCTGATTTGACATTGATCGCTCCCACTTTATTGTCTGTTATGGTTATTTCAGAATTACTGTCAGAAATTACAATCTCTCCGGGAATTTCAGCCATTCCGGTTCTGGAGTAGTCATTCTTCTCAATGATCAGATCATGGCAGTTTTTGATGGTGATCTTCTTTCCTCCGCCGTTATAATTGTCAAAGACTTTTGAACCGTCATCAGAACCATCTGAATATGCGAGTGCAAGATTACAGGCGTTATTATCTTTCATCTCTACGGCAGGGCCTGAAACGCTGATCTCACAATCTCCATTCCCGGATACCTCATTGTGGCTGA
This window harbors:
- a CDS encoding right-handed parallel beta-helix repeat-containing protein; amino-acid sequence: MKLNYGLIIIAALIALLLVAGSVSAHNVKYAYVGKDKVWFEWDTPSPMPEDANHITIYRKDDINTEWQKIADVNLDTVEYTDIPEFDSLIYTYHIVLVNNDGTETTLGGLLNLQLRHIEGDLFFNDEWTDQNEIYMKYDLTLHDCDLTIVGGSEETAELLFRSESTTRYIKGNGVLNIKNTKVDNVGINLNSGGYTNHTSFEYCDFYNTTAWPAVKINGGDISFNDNERISTDEQTCFFDIFGDGFTINSNSNIEFNATAKTGDIKDNKECKITAGVTDIPYLSHNEVSGNGDCEISVSGPAVEMKDNNACNLALAYSDGSDDGSKVFDNYNGGGKKITIKNCHDLIIEKNDYSRTGMAEIPGEIVISDSNSEITITDNKVGAINVKSETEGDIFNEYNISENEICPGDTFDYAVKIEDGTLKNSRILNNTVSGGDYGIWIESDTNSAYIKNSLDGQRLRGIYIGGGEFATVYNNTVVNGSAASIAMDLKGTDMNVYENYIKSPDLGDGIKVENADYAYVSFNSVEGCSCGIEISGSDNADALKNQLTDNTQGFSLKDSENTTVRENNISLGTNGIYHLRSKNCLIENNNLKDIGSRGSGVKTDIYICDSEYTPSPTYSRILNNTIISQYYRESSIKLEKAPNTTVADNYIDTRADNGIKVYSKNNNSVILSNWINGSKIYGIDAYNSGNSIQINDNHISDTETGIRIRSDSNTVNSNIINIAEEYGIYVDNSYYSEVSGNYVTDAERGIYAKYGNSLNISNNRCEEMKYGLYLTGPSNTVTGNSFNDSTLYSMRIYDCAGSEFSKNGIAVITGADAWSIYCSNSDLYANPSVSMTENYAGTANPTVFDVTNTSGKILLRGVENAPANPDSGDPTITLMNISNYVEAYTYSPYDPIYNLTFRYTDDQASGINEDDLSVWRYNFGWDDGKTSTWKGESWLNTDQNMVGCGILEVKSKVIFAPISNTVGPGPTPTPTPTPTPTPVPPPVANFNAAPLTGAAVRQVNFTDLSTESPHTWSWNFGDGNTSSVQNPVHNYTVNGTYTVSLTVTNDGGSDTMTKTDYITVYKKGDFNGNGLVDIGDVSKVAYMVAGLTPVDMAADFNENGEVDTGDAARIAWYFVGKIGEL